The region ATAATCAATAATCAATAATCAATATATAATGAGTGATTTAGAAAATAATAAAATGAATAATAATAATAATTCTGAATATTCTGCTGAAAATATTCAGGTATTAGAAGGACTTGAAGCTGTACGTAAAAGACCTGCCATGTATATTGGTGATATTAGTATGAGAGGCTTACATCATTTGGTTTACGAAGTAGTTGATAACTCTATTGATGAGGCTTTAGTGGGTTTCTGTCAAAATATTAATGTAATAATTAATGAAGATAACTCAATAACAGTAAACGATGATGGAAGAGGAATTCCTGTTGATTATCATGAAAAAGAAAAAAAATCAGCTCTTGAAGTTGTTATGACCCTTCTTCATGCAGGCGGAAAATTTGATAAAGATTCATATAAAGTATCAGGTGGTTTGCATGGTGTTGGTGTATCATGTGTTAATGCCCTTTCGTCATATTTAAAAGCGACAGTTTACAGAGATGGAATTATTTATGAACAGGAATATAAAATTGGAAAACCATTATCTCCAATAAAAGAGGTTGGTAAAACTGACAAAACAGGTACTGAAATAACATTTTATCCCGATGATACAATTTTTACAACATTAGAATACCATTATGATATTTTAGCTGCAAGACTCAGAGAATTAGCCTTTTTAAACAAAGGAATACGATTGAATATTACAGATAAAAGAGAAAAAAATGAAGAAGGCAATTATAAATTTGAAAGTTTCTTTTCAGAAGAGGGCTTAAAAGAATTTGTTGAATTTCTTGATGCGAGTCGTAATAAAATCATCGAAAATATTGTATTTATTGAAACAGAAAAGAATGATACACCTGTTGAAATTGCTTTACAATACAACTCTTCTTTCTCAGAGAATATACATTCTTATGTTAACAATATCAATACTATTGAGGGTGGGACACATTTAACAGGATTTAGACGTGGATTAACACGTACACTGAAAAATTTTGCCGAAAAATCCGGTATGTTGTCAAAACTTAAATTTGATATAAACGGTGATGATTTTCGTGAAGGTTTAACAGCTATACTTTCTGTAAAAGTTGCCGAACCACAGTTTGAAGGACAAACAAAAACAAAACTCGGTAATTCAGAAGTAAGCCTTGCTGTTGATCAGGCAGTTAGTATGATGTTAACCAATTACCTTGAGGAAAATCCCAGAGATGCTAAAACAATAGTTCAAAAAGTAATAATGGCTGCTACAGCTCGCCATGCCGCAAA is a window of Bacteroidales bacterium DNA encoding:
- the gyrB gene encoding DNA topoisomerase (ATP-hydrolyzing) subunit B, producing MSDLENNKMNNNNNSEYSAENIQVLEGLEAVRKRPAMYIGDISMRGLHHLVYEVVDNSIDEALVGFCQNINVIINEDNSITVNDDGRGIPVDYHEKEKKSALEVVMTLLHAGGKFDKDSYKVSGGLHGVGVSCVNALSSYLKATVYRDGIIYEQEYKIGKPLSPIKEVGKTDKTGTEITFYPDDTIFTTLEYHYDILAARLRELAFLNKGIRLNITDKREKNEEGNYKFESFFSEEGLKEFVEFLDASRNKIIENIVFIETEKNDTPVEIALQYNSSFSENIHSYVNNINTIEGGTHLTGFRRGLTRTLKNFAEKSGMLSKLKFDINGDDFREGLTAILSVKVAEPQFEGQTKTKLGNSEVSLAVDQAVSMMLTNYLEENPRDAKTIVQKVIMAATARHAAKKARELVQRKSVLSGGGLPGKLADCSDKDPAICEVFLVEGDSAGGTAKQGRDRKFQAIMPLRGKILNVEKAMQHKIFENEEIKNIFTALGVSIGTEDDSKALNLEKLRYHKVVIMCDADVDGSHIETLIMTFFFRYLQDIIMRGYLYIATPPLYLIKKGKSEKYCWSEDERKQVVEEFGQGKETGIHIQRYKGLGEMNAEQLWDTTMDPDKRILRQVTIENAAEADRIFSMLMGDDVPPRREFIEQHAKYANIDA